In Erigeron canadensis isolate Cc75 chromosome 7, C_canadensis_v1, whole genome shotgun sequence, one DNA window encodes the following:
- the LOC122609164 gene encoding uncharacterized protein LOC122609164 yields the protein MLFIKGKGVIGKKQRLNRLIGNPIAHASACFGKLHRLILADATERWEHEPMFDDEVFRTRYHMSKRLILKIVEDITASFPWFRSSANATGVLGNSKVHVRATLYGEEYLRSLTSHDVARLYEAHEARHHFPGMIGSIYCTHWTWRNCLHSLRGQYHRCDHEHPTIILEAVASYDLWFWHAYFGVAESNNDINDLKQSPLFIPEVNEKFPEYPFTVNSHRYNRGFYPGDGIYPHWSCFLKAYAYPFARKEKVMKKLQESARKDVERAFRILIYKWAIIERPTQMKNKEKIVNIMYACVILHNMILKEDGNTISPVYIMDPPNDLRVTDPNFLYHLRNEETHYVTS from the exons AtgttgtttattaagggcaagGGTGTAATCGGCAAAAAACAGCGGCTAAATCGGTTGATTGGCAACCCTATAGCACATGCATCGGCTTGTTTTGGCAAGCTACATCGGCTAATTTTGGCTGATGCTactgaacgttgggagc ATGAGCCGATGTTTGACGACGAGGTCTTCCGTACGAGATATCATATGTCGAAGCGGTTGATTTTGAAAATCGTTGAAGATATCACTGCATCATTTCCATGGTTTCGGTCTTCTGCGAATGCGACGGGGGTTCTCGGCAATTCAAAAGTGCACGTGCGCGCTACG CTTTATGGTGAAGAGTATTTGCGTTCTCTTACTAGCCACGATGTTGCGCGTTTATATGAGGCGCATGAAGCTAGACATCATTTTCCTGGCATGATCGGTAGCATTTACTGTACCCACTGGACTTGGAGAAATTGCCTACATAGTTTGCGTGGGCAATACCACCGGTGTGATCATGAACACCCGACTATCATACTTGAGGCTGTTGCTTCCTATGATTTATGGTTTTGGCATGCGTATTTCGGTGTTGCAGAGTCAAACAATGACATCAATGATTTGAAGCAATCGCCATTGTTTATTCCCGAAGTGAATGAGAAGTTTCCTGAGTACCCATTTACAGTAAATAGTCACCGTTACAACAGAGGATTCTATCCAGGGGATGGTATTTACCCACATTGGTCTTGTTTTCTGAAGGCGTATGCATACCCATTCGCTCGTAAGGAGAAAGTAATGAAGAAACTCCAAGAGTCTGCGAGAAAAGACGTTGAGCGAGCATTCAGGATTTTGATATACAAATGGGCTATCATCGAACGACCGACACAGATGAAGAACAAAGAAAAGATCGTTAACATAATGTATGCGTGTGTtattttacataacatgatcCTCAAGGAAGACGGCAACACGATATCACCGGTGTACATCATGGATCCTCCTAACGATCTTCGGGTTACTGACCCTAATTTTCTCTATCACTTACGTAACGAAGAGACGCACTATGTTACGTCGTAA